From the genome of Deltaproteobacteria bacterium, one region includes:
- the aroE gene encoding shikimate dehydrogenase, whose protein sequence is MIDGTTKLLGVLGWPVEHSMSPVMHNAAIQAAGLNACYVPLPCPPEALGDVISGLRGMGFLGANLTIPHKQAVIEHLDGLSEESRFTGSVNTLYWEGDRLMGTSTDAAGAVLNLRQAGIELDGKRVTILGTGGAARALAFVLARGSCAGVGGGGETFTLPELTILGRDRKKAERLTRDVAMGSAAGTAVHAGLLSEFASLGRGADIVINCTSVGMTPDVDGCPVDPALLEPRHTVHDIVYQPRETMLLREAKTKGCPTVEGIGMLVHQGAASFRTWFGRDPDTDVMFAAIQTPDQA, encoded by the coding sequence ATGATTGACGGGACCACGAAGCTGCTGGGAGTTCTGGGCTGGCCGGTGGAGCATTCCATGTCGCCCGTGATGCACAACGCCGCCATCCAGGCGGCGGGCTTGAACGCCTGCTACGTTCCCTTGCCGTGTCCGCCCGAGGCCTTGGGGGATGTCATCTCCGGCCTGCGCGGCATGGGATTTCTCGGCGCCAACCTCACCATCCCGCACAAGCAGGCCGTCATCGAGCATCTCGACGGGCTGAGCGAGGAATCCCGCTTCACCGGAAGCGTCAACACCCTCTACTGGGAAGGGGACAGGCTCATGGGGACCAGCACCGACGCCGCGGGCGCCGTGCTGAACCTCCGCCAAGCCGGCATCGAGCTAGACGGCAAGAGGGTCACAATCCTGGGAACAGGTGGCGCCGCCCGGGCGCTGGCTTTCGTGCTGGCACGGGGCAGTTGCGCGGGCGTGGGTGGCGGCGGAGAGACCTTCACGCTACCGGAGCTCACCATACTGGGCCGGGACCGCAAAAAAGCCGAGCGGCTGACGCGGGACGTCGCGATGGGGAGCGCCGCCGGCACGGCGGTCCACGCGGGCTTGCTGTCGGAGTTCGCCTCGCTCGGAAGAGGTGCCGACATAGTCATCAACTGCACCTCCGTCGGAATGACGCCGGACGTGGATGGATGCCCTGTCGACCCAGCGCTCCTCGAGCCGCGCCACACCGTCCACGACATCGTCTACCAGCCACGCGAGACCATGCTGCTAAGGGAGGCCAAGACCAAGGGGTGCCCGACAGTGGAAGGCATCGGCATGCTGGTGCACCAAGGGGCGGCCTCCTTCCGCACTTGGTTCGGGCGCGACCCGGACACCGATGTCATGTTCGCAGCCATCCAAACCCCTGACCAAGCGTGA
- the groL gene encoding chaperonin GroEL (60 kDa chaperone family; promotes refolding of misfolded polypeptides especially under stressful conditions; forms two stacked rings of heptamers to form a barrel-shaped 14mer; ends can be capped by GroES; misfolded proteins enter the barrel where they are refolded when GroES binds), with protein MAAKDVKFSEEARAKVLKGVKILADTVTCTLGPKGRNVVLEKSWGAPNVTKDGVTVAKEIELEDKFENMGAQMVKEVASKTSDVAGDGTTTATVLSRAIFSEGLKIVAAGHDPMAVKRGIDKAVEKVVSGLQGLSKSTRDRSEIAQVGSISANNDKTIGDILADAMDKVGKEGVITVEEAKGLETTLELVEGMRFDRGYLSPYFVTDPERMEGILDEPFILIHEKKISSMKDLLPVLENIAKSGKPLLIIAEDVEGEALATLVVNKIRGTFKCIAVKAPGFGDRRKAMLEDIAILTNGRMIAEELGIKLENVTLNDLGTCKKIIVDKENTTVVEGAGGKADIEGRIKQIRAQIEETTSDYDREKLQERLAKLAGGVAVVQVGAATEIEMKEKKARVEDALHSTRAAVEEGIVPGGGVALIRAAAGLKDLEVDESESFGVRIIQRAAEEPARWIAQNAGADASVVVDAIKKGKGAHGYNAATGEFEDLIKAGILDPTKVVRSALQNAASVAGLLITTEAMITDKPEKKQPAAPAMPEDY; from the coding sequence ATGGCTGCAAAGGACGTAAAATTCAGTGAGGAGGCGAGGGCCAAGGTCCTGAAAGGGGTCAAGATCCTCGCGGACACCGTCACCTGCACCCTGGGCCCCAAGGGCCGCAACGTGGTGCTGGAAAAGTCCTGGGGCGCCCCCAACGTGACCAAGGACGGCGTCACCGTCGCCAAGGAGATCGAGCTCGAGGACAAGTTCGAGAACATGGGCGCGCAGATGGTCAAGGAAGTCGCCAGCAAGACCTCGGACGTGGCGGGCGACGGCACCACCACGGCCACCGTGCTCTCCCGCGCCATCTTCAGCGAGGGCCTCAAGATCGTCGCCGCCGGCCATGACCCCATGGCGGTGAAGCGCGGCATCGACAAGGCGGTGGAAAAGGTCGTGTCCGGCCTGCAGGGCCTGTCCAAGTCCACGCGCGACCGCTCCGAGATCGCCCAGGTGGGCTCCATCTCCGCCAACAACGACAAGACCATCGGCGACATCCTCGCCGACGCCATGGACAAGGTCGGCAAGGAAGGCGTCATCACGGTCGAGGAGGCCAAGGGCCTGGAGACCACCCTGGAGCTGGTGGAAGGCATGCGCTTCGACCGCGGCTACCTCTCCCCCTATTTCGTCACCGACCCCGAGCGCATGGAAGGGATCCTCGACGAGCCCTTCATCCTGATCCACGAGAAGAAGATCTCCAGCATGAAGGACCTGCTGCCGGTGCTGGAGAACATCGCCAAGAGCGGCAAGCCGCTGCTGATCATCGCCGAGGACGTGGAGGGCGAGGCCCTGGCGACCCTGGTGGTCAACAAGATCCGCGGCACCTTCAAGTGCATCGCGGTCAAGGCCCCTGGCTTCGGCGACCGCCGCAAGGCCATGCTGGAGGACATCGCGATCCTCACCAACGGCCGGATGATCGCCGAGGAGCTCGGCATCAAGCTCGAGAACGTGACCCTGAACGATCTCGGCACCTGCAAGAAGATCATCGTCGACAAGGAAAACACCACGGTGGTGGAAGGCGCCGGCGGCAAGGCCGACATCGAGGGCCGCATCAAGCAGATCCGGGCGCAGATCGAGGAGACCACCTCGGACTACGACCGCGAGAAGCTGCAGGAGCGGCTCGCCAAGCTGGCCGGCGGCGTGGCCGTGGTCCAGGTGGGGGCCGCCACCGAGATCGAGATGAAGGAGAAGAAGGCCCGCGTCGAGGACGCGCTTCATTCCACCCGCGCCGCGGTCGAGGAAGGCATCGTGCCGGGCGGCGGCGTCGCCCTGATCCGGGCCGCCGCGGGCCTGAAGGACCTTGAGGTCGACGAAAGCGAGTCCTTCGGCGTCCGCATCATTCAGCGCGCGGCCGAAGAGCCCGCCCGCTGGATCGCCCAGAACGCCGGCGCCGACGCCTCCGTCGTGGTGGACGCCATCAAGAAGGGCAAGGGGGCCCACGGCTACAACGCCGCCACCGGCGAGTTCGAGGACCTCATCAAGGCCGGGATCCTGGATCCCACCAAGGTGGTCCGCTCGGCGCTGCAGAACGCCGCGTCCGTGGCCGGCCTGCTCATCACCACCGAGGCCATGATCACCGACAAGCCGGAGAAGAAGCAGCCCGCTGCCCCGGCGATGCCGGAAGACTACTAG
- the groES gene encoding co-chaperone GroES — translation MAAKVKPLHDRIIVKRLDEEETTAGGIIIPDTAKEKPQEGMVVAVGSGRREDGKVVALDVKEGDKVLFGKYSGTEIQLDGDEHLIMREDDILGIVE, via the coding sequence ATGGCGGCGAAAGTAAAGCCTTTGCACGACAGGATCATCGTCAAGAGGCTGGACGAGGAGGAGACGACGGCCGGCGGCATCATCATCCCGGACACGGCCAAGGAGAAGCCCCAGGAGGGCATGGTGGTGGCGGTGGGCTCCGGCAGGCGCGAGGACGGCAAGGTGGTGGCCCTGGACGTCAAGGAAGGCGACAAGGTCCTGTTCGGGAAGTATTCCGGCACCGAGATCCAGTTGGACGGCGACGAGCACCTCATCATGAGGGAAGACGACATCCTCGGGATCGTCGAATAA
- a CDS encoding glutathione S-transferase family protein, with protein MLKILGRKTSSNVQKVLWCCGELDIPFEREDIGGPFGKNRERPYLDLNPNGVVPTIQDGDFVLWESNSIVRYLVHKYNGGRLLPDTPEGRGNANRWMDWQLSTVNGFMVPIFFGLIRTPEAERDPAAIEKAVAAAVSIWEIVERYLEGQDYLAGDSFSIGDIPVGIWAYRWFAMDIQRPSMPNVEGWYARLCERPAYKEHVMIPLS; from the coding sequence GTGCTCAAGATTCTGGGAAGAAAGACTTCATCCAACGTGCAGAAGGTCCTGTGGTGCTGCGGCGAGCTGGACATCCCCTTCGAGCGCGAGGACATCGGCGGGCCGTTCGGCAAGAACCGGGAGCGCCCCTACCTGGACCTCAACCCCAACGGCGTGGTCCCCACCATACAGGACGGCGACTTCGTCCTGTGGGAGTCCAACAGCATCGTCCGGTACCTGGTCCACAAGTACAACGGCGGCAGGCTCTTGCCCGACACGCCCGAAGGGCGCGGCAACGCCAACCGCTGGATGGACTGGCAGTTGTCCACCGTGAACGGCTTCATGGTGCCGATCTTCTTCGGGCTCATCCGCACCCCCGAGGCCGAGCGCGACCCCGCCGCCATCGAGAAGGCCGTGGCCGCGGCCGTCTCCATTTGGGAGATCGTCGAGCGCTACCTCGAAGGCCAGGACTATCTCGCCGGCGATTCCTTCAGCATCGGCGACATCCCCGTGGGCATCTGGGCCTACCGCTGGTTCGCCATGGACATACAGCGCCCCTCCATGCCCAACGTCGAGGGGTGGTACGCGCGCCTGTGCGAGCGCCCGGCCTACAAGGAGCACGTCATGATCCCGCTCTCGTGA
- a CDS encoding carbon-nitrogen hydrolase family protein translates to MKFLAAAIQMLATSDKEANLQEAETWIRRAHAQGAQLVVLPEVFNWRGRGKDTAAQAEPVPGPTTERMSALAAECGLYLLAGSILEAAGPDGRAYNTSVLLGPDTGIIAKYRKIHLFDVDIAGEAPIRESEFRRPGEDVVVADTPMCAMGLSVCYDLRFPELYRRLTAAGAKVVFVPSVFTVPTGRAHWEPLLRARAIENQVYIIAPDQTGRHPASMDAYGHSMIVDPWGKIIAQAGTEPGMVLAEIDLDYLEDVRRRLPALDHRRAFLMDDPIPLTRAGS, encoded by the coding sequence ATGAAGTTTCTCGCGGCAGCGATCCAGATGTTGGCCACCTCCGACAAGGAGGCCAATCTTCAGGAGGCCGAAACGTGGATTCGCCGGGCACACGCCCAAGGCGCGCAACTCGTGGTGCTGCCGGAGGTGTTCAACTGGCGCGGGCGCGGCAAAGACACCGCGGCCCAGGCCGAGCCCGTGCCCGGTCCGACGACGGAACGGATGAGCGCACTGGCGGCCGAGTGCGGGCTTTACCTGCTGGCCGGCTCCATACTCGAGGCCGCCGGCCCGGACGGGCGCGCCTACAACACCAGCGTGCTCCTGGGTCCGGACACCGGGATCATCGCCAAGTACCGAAAGATCCACCTGTTCGACGTCGACATCGCAGGCGAAGCGCCCATCCGCGAGTCCGAGTTTCGCCGCCCCGGCGAGGATGTCGTGGTAGCGGACACCCCCATGTGCGCCATGGGCCTCTCGGTATGCTACGATCTGCGCTTCCCCGAGCTCTATCGCCGCCTCACGGCCGCGGGCGCCAAGGTCGTCTTCGTGCCGTCGGTGTTCACGGTCCCCACCGGCCGGGCGCACTGGGAACCGCTGCTGCGCGCCCGCGCCATCGAGAACCAAGTCTACATCATCGCCCCCGACCAGACCGGCCGCCACCCCGCCAGCATGGACGCCTACGGCCATTCCATGATCGTCGATCCATGGGGCAAGATCATCGCCCAAGCCGGCACCGAGCCGGGCATGGTTCTGGCCGAGATCGACCTCGACTACCTGGAGGATGTCCGGCGCCGGCTGCCGGCGCTCGACCACCGCAGGGCGTTTCTGATGGACGACCCGATCCCGCTCACGAGAGCGGGATCATGA